A genomic window from Arthrobacter globiformis includes:
- a CDS encoding DivIVA domain-containing protein yields the protein MVRVDSKRQIPASFGRVARTDYGYNAKQVDQFLQQARVSLETPEAAARPIKSADVRSVSFDPVKGGYSATAVDAALDRLEDAFARRERDDLIAERGEDAWLRQIGQLSGTLRGRLHRPDGERFRRPAKKKARSYNTKDVDTLCRDLIGYLEQDKPLSVDNVRRAVFRPAVGTDGYEETQVDAFLDRVVELMAAID from the coding sequence ATGGTGAGAGTGGACAGCAAGCGTCAGATTCCGGCGTCGTTCGGACGCGTCGCGCGGACCGACTACGGCTACAACGCCAAGCAGGTGGACCAGTTCCTCCAGCAGGCCCGCGTATCACTGGAGACGCCCGAGGCTGCCGCCCGCCCCATCAAAAGCGCCGACGTCCGGTCCGTGTCCTTCGACCCCGTGAAGGGCGGATACTCGGCCACCGCCGTGGACGCCGCGCTGGACCGGCTTGAAGACGCCTTTGCCCGCCGGGAACGGGACGACCTCATCGCCGAACGGGGCGAGGACGCCTGGCTCCGGCAGATCGGACAGCTTTCCGGGACGCTCCGCGGCCGCCTTCACCGGCCCGACGGAGAGAGGTTCCGCCGCCCGGCCAAGAAAAAGGCACGCAGCTACAACACCAAAGACGTGGACACCCTGTGCCGGGACCTGATCGGTTACCTGGAGCAGGACAAGCCCCTCAGCGTCGACAACGTGCGCCGGGCGGTCTTCCGGCCCGCCGTCGGCACGGACGGCTACGAGGAGACCCAGGTGGACGCGTTCCTCGACCGGGTGGTCGAGCTGATGGCCGCCATCGACTGA
- a CDS encoding sodium/solute symporter codes for MNPAVGIAAVAAVSVATAVIGFYGLRISRTTGDFYVASRTVPPWWNASAIGGEYLSAASFLGVAGLILLSGTDALWYPVGYTAGYLMLLLFVAAPLRRSGAYTIPDFTEARLDSRAVRRVTSVAVVIVGWLYIVPQLHGAALTIRTTTGLPAWSGSTAVVVVVCLTVVAGGMRSITFVQAFQYWLKLTALAVPLIFILLVLADDGSPALAAAATNPGGAGPASPYQSISLLVALLFGTLGLPHVLVRFYTNPDGHSARRTTLIVLGLLSVFYLFPTAYGLAGRLFAPDLARTGQADALVLLLPGRLVGGPAGELLSALVVAGAFAAFLSTTSGLVVSLAGVISQDVLGGSVRGFRVAALVSITVPLGLALMTDSLALAGSVGLVFAFTASTICPVLLLGIWWRGLTDAGAIAGMVTGGLLCGGAMVAGTVLGVAGTPPWLAQPAAWTVPAAFTVMVLASRATSSRVPRTITRVMTRLHTPERPLATER; via the coding sequence GTGAACCCGGCAGTGGGCATCGCGGCGGTAGCGGCCGTGTCCGTGGCAACGGCTGTGATCGGCTTTTACGGGCTGCGGATCTCCCGCACCACCGGCGACTTCTATGTCGCCTCCCGAACCGTGCCGCCGTGGTGGAACGCGTCGGCAATCGGCGGGGAGTACCTGTCCGCCGCCAGCTTCCTGGGCGTGGCCGGCCTGATCCTGCTGTCCGGCACGGATGCCCTGTGGTATCCGGTGGGCTACACCGCCGGGTATCTGATGCTTCTGTTGTTCGTGGCCGCGCCGCTGCGGCGTTCCGGGGCCTACACAATCCCCGATTTCACCGAGGCCAGGCTCGATTCGCGGGCCGTGCGCCGTGTCACCAGCGTGGCTGTGGTCATTGTGGGGTGGCTCTACATCGTTCCGCAGCTGCACGGCGCTGCTCTGACGATCCGGACCACCACCGGCCTGCCGGCCTGGTCCGGTTCAACCGCCGTCGTGGTGGTGGTGTGCCTCACCGTGGTGGCCGGGGGCATGCGTTCGATCACCTTCGTCCAGGCCTTCCAGTACTGGCTGAAGCTCACGGCACTGGCCGTGCCCCTCATCTTCATCCTGCTGGTGCTGGCAGACGACGGCTCCCCGGCGCTGGCTGCAGCGGCCACGAATCCGGGCGGAGCGGGTCCGGCCAGCCCCTACCAGAGCATCTCGCTCCTCGTTGCCCTGCTGTTCGGAACGCTGGGCCTGCCGCACGTTTTGGTCCGTTTCTACACCAACCCTGACGGGCACTCGGCGCGGCGGACCACGCTGATCGTGCTGGGCCTGTTGTCCGTGTTCTACCTCTTTCCCACGGCTTACGGCCTGGCCGGCAGGCTGTTCGCCCCGGACCTGGCCAGGACGGGGCAGGCGGATGCCCTGGTGCTGCTGCTTCCGGGCCGTCTCGTTGGGGGCCCGGCCGGCGAATTGTTGTCTGCCCTCGTCGTGGCGGGGGCCTTCGCCGCGTTCCTGTCCACAACGTCGGGACTCGTCGTCTCGCTGGCCGGTGTGATCAGCCAGGACGTGCTGGGCGGCAGTGTGCGCGGCTTCAGGGTGGCGGCACTGGTCTCGATCACCGTTCCGCTGGGCCTGGCGCTCATGACGGACTCGCTGGCACTCGCCGGCAGCGTGGGCCTGGTCTTCGCCTTCACGGCGTCAACCATCTGCCCGGTCCTGCTGCTCGGCATCTGGTGGCGGGGCCTGACCGACGCCGGTGCCATCGCCGGCATGGTGACCGGCGGCCTCCTGTGTGGCGGCGCCATGGTGGCGGGGACGGTGCTCGGTGTGGCGGGAACGCCGCCGTGGCTGGCGCAGCCCGCGGCCTGGACGGTGCCGGCTGCCTTCACCGTGATGGTCCTGGCATCGCGTGCCACCAGTTCCCGGGTGCCGCGGACCATCACGCGGGTGATGACCAGGCTGCACACACCCGAGCGGCCGCTGGCCACGGAACGCTGA